The region ATGAGAATAGTATGCCATAGCTTCCAGGAAATGGAGAAGTCAACTAGGATTGCATGGTCTGGGATTTCAATTTTCATGGGTCGCTGCCGATGATGCTGTCTCACCTATGTTTTCgtgagatgagatggtgtTCCTACACGAGGCACCGGGTGTCTGGTTCGCGATCTGATTGGTTTTGCGGCCCATAAAACACTGCCTGAGATAGCCGAGGTGGGCGAGCTTCGTGGTTGTGGCTTCCAGTTGCGCGACAACTTTGCCGCTGAGCTGCTGTCGACTTATAATTGAAGAATTTGTTTTCTCACAGATAAATAAGGTTCCATCACAACCGCCTGCCACCCTCATCTCGGCAATGGCGCAGCCAAAGCCAGTCACGCTCATCGCCCTACAGGGCACCTGGACCGGCCCGGGTTGCTGCAAATCCCACGTGTGAATTCTCCAGGCCACCCCCAATGATCTCAAGCCACAGAGCTTTCATGCTCTGCACTGTACCCTGATTAAACCAATTGTATTCTGCTTGGTGCAGGTTTATGGCACAGGAATCTCGATGCCTGGTGTACAACGGGGATGACGGGCCGAGTTCGCACAGGGCTCGCAAGTGCGGGCCGTCGAACAGACTGCTCATCGTGCCTTGTCGATCCACGCCAGTCAGTGAATCTTCTTTTCAGGTAAATTTAGTTGCTTAGAAACCTTAGGGGGCCTTGTGGTTTTGTTGATCGTTTCTCTGTGCCTGTGCCATGTTTGTGGTTAGAATATACCCTACAGTACTGTGTTCCTGCCTGCGGGATAGAGTGCCATTCCATTTCTCCGCACTCACATATTGACAAAGCTTGTCAGGCGGGGCAGAGATTGGTTCTCCCCGCTTCCAAGGCTCTGACCAGCTCAGTCGTCTTCAGGGGCATTGCTCATGCTGATTGGCGACATGTTTACGAGCAGTGGAGCgcggagggaggcggagcaAGTCAAGCATCCCACTTGCACGGGCCATCTGCCAAGCAGAAGACGCTGGTGTGCCTTCCATGTCATCGACAAGCTTCATCAAAATTGGCATCACGAGCGAGTTGGGGGCCGTTTCTTCATTCCAGCAGAACCGACAGGGCGAACTTGGGTTCAAAGGTGGTGAATAACAATGGGATATAAACTTTGCGGGCGCCGGCCTTCTTTCTCGAGAGGGCCCTCCAATCACTCGTCCACAGTCCCAGTCCACATGAGCTCCTTCCCGAGGTCATCTGCCAACCTTTCATCGTCAAACTCAGCTTGTTTCAGCCAGTTCAAAGCCAGGGATGTGAATAGTGTCTGATAGGTTCTATATGCAGTCGCACTATAAATCCTGACCCTATGGGAGCTTGTATGACCGCTTCATACAATGGCACCATCGGCATCACCCTCCCATACACCTGGCCCACACACGGTCGTCTCTCCCCCGTCCAACCAAAGGCGTGCCAGTACCCCCAAGGTCCGTACCGGCTGCATCACTTGCAAGAATCGACATGTCAAGTGCGATGAGCGCAAGCCGACGTGTTCCCGCTGTGAAAAAGCACGCATGGAGTGCCATGGCTATCTCGCCAAAACGGATCAAAAAGCAGCAAGAAAGTCGTCTAGCAAGTCCGCAACTATTCAAGGAGGCCCGCGGCCGTTACAGATGATACGTCCCGCACGGGTAACGCCTTTCTGCCCCGAAAAAGACATAATCTACCATGACTTCTTCCGGTATACCCTTGTCAACGATCTTGCTGGCTATCTCCACGCCGACTTTTGGTCCCGGGTTGTGCTTTGCGAGGGTATTCGGGACAGTTGTGTCAACCACGCCATATTTGCCATTGGCGCGCTTTCTCAGGCTCTCTTTGTTGAAGCTAGGCTTGATAGATCACTTGCTCGACAATCGTCTGGCTCGCCACCGTCCCCTCCACACTCTCATGTTCGTTGGCACCATATATACAATCCCCATTACCAGGCGGCCATCCGCCACCAAAACCAGGCAATATCGCTGTGTTTACAACGAATACGGAACGATGGAGATTCCATGTCCGCTCGAAACCTTCTTGTCATCACGTTGCTTCTCGTCGGCTACGAACTTCTTCAGGGTGACGTAGAAGCCGCCGATGGACTTATGACAAGCGGCATCCGACTGCTTCGAGTCTCGATAACAACCCTTAGGGACGCAGCACGCCGGAACACCGGGCCTACCAACTATGTCAACCGCGAAGATGAAGACACGCAAGATATGGAGTACATCCTCCCTTTTTTGAGTGTAACGTCCAACCTGCGTCCCAGCCCGCCACCCCATTACACAATCCCCAGCTCTTCTCTTGAATGTAACGACCTCCCGGTCTTTGGGAAAACTAGCGCAGTGAAGTGTACTTTTCTTTGGGGCAATTTTCACACACGGTGCTTGTCATTTATCTCGCAGGCTATGCAGCGTACCTTTGCTGGACAACCCCTTCCAACAAACGAGAGACACTCCCTCTGGGCAGAACAAGCACAACTTTGGAACTCATCTCGCCAATGGCAGCAAGTGCTATCTGATTACAAAGCAGCGGTCAGCCCTGAAGACGTTCGAACTAGAAAGATAATGTTACTGCTCCTTCTGCAATGCTACACAGACCTCATCTGCCTCGCTTGGTGCCTGGATCCAGCAGGCACAGCTTTGGACCACTGCGAGCCCGATTTCGGGCAGCTGCTCAACATAGCCCTCGAATTCTCTGAGGATCGAGAGCCCATGACCACGAACGGATTTATACTCTCCGGTGGAAACGTCACCGGTCCCCTGATATTGATTGCGACAAAGTGCCGAACTAGTCGGACCCTGAGGTGGCAGGCGCTCGAGGCTTTCAGAAAAATGTCTTGGCGGACAGGAGCATGGGATGCCAAAGTCTTTGTGTCTGTGGCTGGTTTGGTAtcgctggaggaggcggctcGGGATGAGGGAGGTCGAATAGATCCCATCAACAGGTGGCTATGTACCGGTATACACTCGGATGTGGATAGCATGAAGGTTATGGGGGAGTATACAAGAGCATCATCTGATGAGAAGGGTGATCCGATAAAGAAATATTTGGTCTTGAATGTAGATGGACGGCGGTTCCtagctgagggggagggaacTATGGACCCGAGTTTGACAAAGGTTGATCCTGATCTAGGATGTGTTGGAAATACTCATGGACAACTGGCAGGTCAAATTACGAATCATGGTCTCGACGCTGATATGGGTAGCAGCATAAACGGGGCACTGTCGCCAGCTTCAGCGGTTACGGGGTCGGATTTTGATTCACCCTTACCTGTACCCACAGAGTACAACTCAAATTGGGATGGTCTGTCAAGTCGGGAGGATACCTTGGTGTAGATACGATTTAAACCCCACATCATGAGCTTGCGCGATGGATAGAATCAT is a window of Podospora pseudopauciseta strain CBS 411.78 chromosome 1, whole genome shotgun sequence DNA encoding:
- a CDS encoding hypothetical protein (COG:S; EggNog:ENOG503PEHJ) — translated: MAPSASPSHTPGPHTVVSPPSNQRRASTPKVRTGCITCKNRHVKCDERKPTCSRCEKARMECHGYLAKTDQKAARKSSSKSATIQGGPRPLQMIRPARVTPFCPEKDIIYHDFFRYTLVNDLAGYLHADFWSRVVLCEGIRDSCVNHAIFAIGALSQALFVEARLDRSLARQSSGSPPSPPHSHVRWHHIYNPHYQAAIRHQNQAISLCLQRIRNDGDSMSARNLLVITLLLVGYELLQGDVEAADGLMTSGIRLLRVSITTLRDAARRNTGPTNYVNREDEDTQDMEYILPFLSVTSNLRPSPPPHYTIPSSSLECNDLPVFGKTSAVKCTFLWGNFHTRCLSFISQAMQRTFAGQPLPTNERHSLWAEQAQLWNSSRQWQQVLSDYKAAVSPEDVRTRKIMLLLLLQCYTDLICLAWCLDPAGTALDHCEPDFGQLLNIALEFSEDREPMTTNGFILSGGNVTGPLILIATKCRTSRTLRWQALEAFRKMSWRTGAWDAKVFVSVAGLVSLEEAARDEGGRIDPINRWLCTGIHSDVDSMKVMGEYTRASSDEKGDPIKKYLVLNVDGRRFLAEGEGTMDPSLTKVDPDLGCVGNTHGQLAGQITNHGLDADMGSSINGALSPASAVTGSDFDSPLPVPTEYNSNWDGLSSREDTLV